A single window of Arcobacter venerupis DNA harbors:
- a CDS encoding twin-arginine translocase TatA/TatE family subunit, whose protein sequence is MFSVPSGMELGIIVLVILLMFGGKKIPELAKGLGNGIKNFKQALKEDEETLSPVAKETTTDNKNSNV, encoded by the coding sequence ATGTTTTCTGTACCAAGTGGAATGGAATTAGGCATTATCGTTTTAGTTATTTTATTGATGTTTGGTGGTAAAAAAATACCTGAATTAGCAAAAGGCTTAGGAAATGGAATAAAGAATTTCAAACAAGCATTAAAAGAGGATGAAGAAACTTTATCTCCTGTTGCAAAAGAGACAACTACAGATAATAAAAATAGTAATGTTTAG
- a CDS encoding DUF6488 family protein — MKNKLLKIIPVLSVIIFYSLSTLGKNDLKASDITIEQLEAKHIASQEVLKKVAQHEIETSWINASIVSVKKDNLDSKWLIIFKNEENTQKDKKLNISINSNGDVIESKLI; from the coding sequence ATGAAAAATAAATTACTAAAAATCATACCTGTATTATCAGTTATAATTTTTTATTCTTTGTCAACATTGGGAAAGAATGATTTAAAAGCAAGTGATATTACAATTGAGCAATTAGAAGCAAAACATATAGCATCTCAAGAAGTTTTGAAAAAAGTTGCACAACATGAAATAGAAACAAGTTGGATTAATGCTTCAATAGTTTCAGTTAAAAAAGATAATTTAGATTCAAAATGGCTTATTATTTTTAAAAATGAAGAAAATACTCAAAAAGATAAGAAACTTAATATTTCTATTAATTCAAATGGTGATGTTATCGAAAGTAAACTTATCTAA